One window of Mucilaginibacter inviolabilis genomic DNA carries:
- a CDS encoding group III truncated hemoglobin: protein MEPKHDITTLDDIKLLVDTFYTQVATDALLAPIFTERLGEHWLPHLQKMYTFWQTVLLEQYTYNGAPFPPHANLPVAEQHFDAWLNLFSVTVDSLFLGPKADEAKWRAGKMAQMFQLKIAHFKNNPRNIL from the coding sequence ATGGAGCCCAAACACGACATAACCACCCTGGATGATATCAAACTACTGGTAGATACTTTTTATACCCAGGTAGCAACCGATGCCCTGCTGGCCCCCATATTTACCGAACGCCTGGGTGAGCACTGGCTACCGCACCTCCAAAAAATGTATACCTTTTGGCAAACCGTGTTACTGGAGCAGTATACCTACAACGGAGCCCCTTTTCCGCCCCATGCCAACTTACCGGTGGCCGAGCAGCACTTTGATGCCTGGCTTAACCTGTTCTCGGTCACGGTAGATAGTTTATTTCTGGGCCCAAAAGCCGATGAAGCTAAATGGCGCGCGGGTAAAATGGCCCAGATGTTCCAGCTCAAAATAGCGCACTTCAAAAACAACCCGCGGAATATATTATAG
- a CDS encoding MFS transporter, with protein MNISTFNAFKSRNYRLYFGGQSISLVGTWMQKTAVSWVIYSLTHSEFMLGLTLFASLFPSFLFSFLGGVVADRYNRYRLLLLTQAASMIQALLLTALVFWGHYVVWEIIALSAVLGFINAFDVPARQSLVYEMVDNKADLPNALALNSSMVNLSRLIGPGIAGLVLEKFGDTVCFGANAFSFIAVIGSLLMMRLPKTASKKHDKNIFSELKEGFVYISNTPSIKSILIMLAAISLLVLPFSTLIPVYAKDIFKGTASTFGVLDSLIGLGAFSGAIYLASLKPGHNLKKILAVNTLIFGAGLVIFSHMPSYPLALLFAAVTGFGMMSQITISNTLIQTTVAPDMRGRVISFYAMAFFGMQPLGGLLVGSVSQWIGTADTVMLEGIVALIIGFLHFRFLRKTNLQKDTVHTLEQQPINTLS; from the coding sequence ATGAATATAAGCACATTTAATGCCTTTAAGAGCCGTAATTACCGGTTGTATTTTGGCGGTCAATCCATCTCATTAGTAGGTACCTGGATGCAGAAAACCGCGGTAAGCTGGGTTATTTATTCGCTCACGCACTCAGAGTTTATGCTGGGACTTACGCTGTTTGCCAGCTTGTTCCCGTCGTTTTTATTCTCGTTTCTGGGTGGTGTAGTGGCCGATCGGTATAACCGTTACCGTTTGCTGCTGCTCACCCAGGCCGCATCCATGATACAGGCGCTGCTGCTTACCGCGCTGGTATTCTGGGGGCATTATGTGGTGTGGGAGATCATTGCGCTGAGCGCGGTGCTGGGCTTTATCAACGCTTTCGACGTACCTGCCCGGCAATCGCTGGTGTATGAAATGGTGGATAACAAAGCCGACCTGCCCAATGCCCTGGCCTTAAATTCTTCGATGGTTAATTTATCCAGACTTATTGGTCCGGGTATAGCTGGCCTTGTGCTGGAAAAGTTTGGCGATACGGTATGTTTTGGAGCCAATGCCTTCAGCTTTATAGCTGTAATAGGCTCATTGCTGATGATGCGCTTACCCAAAACAGCATCTAAAAAACACGATAAAAATATTTTCTCCGAATTAAAGGAAGGCTTTGTTTATATCAGCAATACGCCATCCATCAAGTCTATATTGATTATGCTGGCGGCCATTAGTTTACTGGTGTTGCCTTTTAGTACGCTGATACCGGTGTATGCCAAGGATATTTTTAAAGGCACAGCATCCACATTCGGGGTTTTGGATAGCCTGATAGGTTTGGGAGCATTTTCGGGCGCTATTTACCTGGCCTCGCTTAAACCGGGTCATAACCTTAAAAAGATACTGGCGGTTAACACGCTGATATTTGGCGCCGGACTGGTGATATTTTCACACATGCCCAGTTACCCGCTGGCTTTGCTGTTTGCGGCGGTTACCGGTTTTGGGATGATGTCGCAGATCACCATCAGTAATACGCTGATACAAACTACGGTGGCGCCGGACATGCGTGGCCGGGTGATCAGCTTTTATGCCATGGCTTTTTTTGGTATGCAGCCGCTTGGTGGTTTGCTGGTAGGTTCCGTATCACAATGGATAGGTACGGCCGATACTGTAATGCTGGAAGGTATAGTAGCCCTCATCATCGGCTTTCTGCATTTCCGTTTCCTGCGCAAAACCAATCTGCAAAAAGATACGGTGCACACGCTGGAACAGCAACCTATTAATACGCTTT
- a CDS encoding nuclear transport factor 2 family protein has protein sequence MKTPAYRFLIAAAFLISSIISAQNVQAQATQKHVDQKLYNTILHMDSVCFDAYNNHDIQTLKKVFSENLEFYHDLGGLTNYEQNIQAFERIFVQNKVSGMKRELVKGSLEVYPIKDYGAIEVGVHRFTHVENGQQVVGLMKFLHVWQFKNNEWKITRIISYDH, from the coding sequence ATGAAAACACCGGCATACCGTTTCCTGATAGCTGCAGCTTTTTTAATATCCAGCATAATTTCAGCTCAAAACGTACAGGCTCAGGCCACCCAAAAACATGTTGACCAAAAGCTGTACAACACCATTTTACATATGGACAGCGTTTGCTTTGATGCTTATAATAACCACGATATACAAACGCTAAAAAAAGTATTTTCTGAAAATTTAGAGTTTTACCATGACCTGGGCGGTCTCACCAACTATGAACAAAACATACAGGCGTTTGAAAGGATTTTCGTTCAAAATAAAGTCTCAGGTATGAAAAGGGAGCTGGTAAAAGGCAGCCTGGAAGTTTATCCTATTAAAGATTATGGCGCTATTGAAGTTGGCGTACACCGCTTCACACATGTGGAAAATGGCCAACAGGTGGTTGGTCTGATGAAGTTTTTACATGTATGGCAATTCAAAAACAATGAATGGAAAATTACCCGGATAATCAGCTATGATCATTGA
- a CDS encoding MarR family winged helix-turn-helix transcriptional regulator — MTKQKDTLLASELRTVVTRLIKKLRKQSSSADKLSLTERSIIALLDKHQELLPNELAAMEKITTQSMSQILSKLQQMDLIKRRISETDKRKAIITLSDLGRTLLYQIRNERNEWLNKALDATCTAEEKVLLKQAIGPLTKLVDFD, encoded by the coding sequence ATGACAAAGCAAAAAGATACCCTGCTGGCTTCTGAGCTGCGTACCGTAGTAACACGGCTGATTAAGAAATTGCGGAAGCAATCATCCTCAGCCGATAAACTGTCGCTTACCGAGCGTTCCATCATCGCCCTTTTGGATAAGCACCAGGAATTGCTGCCCAATGAACTGGCCGCGATGGAAAAGATCACTACGCAAAGCATGTCGCAAATACTGAGCAAGCTACAACAGATGGATCTGATCAAAAGGCGTATTTCTGAAACGGATAAGCGCAAGGCTATTATCACGCTGTCTGATCTGGGTCGTACGCTGCTTTACCAGATCCGTAACGAGCGCAACGAATGGTTGAACAAAGCATTGGATGCCACTTGTACCGCGGAGGAAAAAGTATTACTTAAACAGGCTATAGGCCCCCTAACCAAATTAGTTGATTTTGATTGA
- a CDS encoding glycoside hydrolase family 25 protein, which translates to MKKKAPAKRKTVTQKKKEQKNTIYWRIAIAGLLLILLSPFYYGYVLRSFSATWRWVLDIGQDTRYRTYKSFNVRIPAGFTVHGIDVSSYQGKINWQKVKAMNDDDVHITFAFIKATEGVLSVDPYFQRNWREAPKAGIICGAYHYFLPQKSGIWQARFFLQTVKIEKGDLPMVVDVEQLYRTPPAKMREQLMSFINHIENKTGVKPIIYTNISFYQDYLQGYFDDYTLWIAHYYQPVLNISNKTNWQFWQHSDKARINGINQKVDFNIFRGDSLAFRKLLISQ; encoded by the coding sequence GTGAAAAAGAAAGCTCCCGCTAAAAGGAAAACCGTGACCCAAAAGAAAAAGGAGCAAAAAAACACCATATACTGGCGAATAGCCATAGCCGGACTATTACTTATACTGCTTTCGCCATTTTACTATGGGTATGTTTTACGGAGTTTCAGCGCTACCTGGCGTTGGGTACTGGATATTGGGCAGGATACCCGGTATCGTACCTATAAAAGCTTTAATGTGCGTATCCCGGCAGGTTTTACCGTTCATGGTATCGACGTATCTTCGTACCAGGGCAAAATAAACTGGCAAAAGGTAAAAGCCATGAATGATGATGATGTGCACATCACTTTTGCCTTTATCAAGGCTACAGAGGGCGTTTTAAGCGTCGACCCCTACTTTCAGCGTAACTGGCGCGAAGCACCTAAAGCCGGGATCATCTGCGGGGCTTATCATTATTTTCTGCCGCAAAAAAGTGGCATATGGCAAGCAAGGTTCTTCCTGCAGACTGTAAAAATAGAAAAAGGCGATCTGCCTATGGTGGTTGACGTAGAACAGCTTTACAGAACACCGCCGGCCAAAATGCGCGAACAACTGATGTCCTTTATTAATCACATTGAGAATAAAACAGGCGTAAAACCTATTATTTATACCAACATCAGCTTTTACCAGGATTACCTGCAAGGCTACTTTGATGATTATACGCTTTGGATAGCGCATTATTACCAGCCGGTGCTAAACATCAGCAACAAAACCAACTGGCAGTTTTGGCAACACTCTGATAAAGCACGTATTAACGGCATCAACCAAAAAGTTGATTTTAATATATTCAGGGGTGATAGCCTAGCCTTCCGGAAATTACTCATTAGTCAATGA